A window of Marinobacter salarius contains these coding sequences:
- a CDS encoding helix-turn-helix transcriptional regulator, giving the protein MPKSIEAQTYNIRQVQDALKVTGELIAAARKERKWSQSELGKRLGGVDRRHISALESGDPAADFGLVVSAFWVLGLPLLSTLPLSGQASSGTVSSLLDAMVKLSSRPGIRASGSTTRNVGVHGKGGKKEIDNDF; this is encoded by the coding sequence ATGCCTAAGTCGATAGAAGCCCAAACCTACAATATCCGGCAGGTTCAGGATGCCCTGAAGGTTACCGGTGAACTGATTGCAGCCGCCCGGAAGGAGCGTAAGTGGAGTCAGTCCGAACTGGGCAAGCGCCTGGGAGGTGTAGACAGACGGCATATCAGTGCCTTGGAGAGCGGTGATCCGGCAGCGGATTTTGGTCTTGTGGTTAGTGCCTTTTGGGTTCTGGGTCTGCCTCTTCTTTCAACGCTCCCACTCAGTGGCCAGGCATCTTCCGGCACTGTTAGTTCTCTCCTGGATGCGATGGTGAAGCTTTCATCACGTCCTGGGATACGTGCTTCGGGCTCGACAACCCGAAATGTTGGTGTCCACGGAAAGGGCGGAAAAAAGGAGATCGACAATGATTTCTGA